In Burkholderia sp. NRF60-BP8, a single window of DNA contains:
- a CDS encoding NUDIX hydrolase, which yields MKRGGAPRTVSCGVVILDAAGRVFLAHATDTTHWDIPKGQGEPGETPADAALRELLEETGIEFAPARLLDLGRFAYRHDKDLHLFAVQVAEGEIDPERCTCTSLFPSRRDGSMIPEMDAYRWTVPGDIDTYASRSLARLFRTKLPLAELHRRLSGA from the coding sequence ATGAAGCGGGGCGGCGCGCCGCGCACGGTGTCGTGCGGCGTCGTGATTCTCGATGCGGCCGGCCGCGTGTTTCTCGCGCACGCGACGGATACCACGCACTGGGATATTCCGAAGGGGCAGGGCGAACCAGGCGAGACGCCGGCCGATGCCGCGCTGCGCGAACTGCTGGAAGAAACCGGCATCGAGTTCGCGCCGGCACGGTTGCTCGATCTCGGCCGCTTCGCATACCGGCACGACAAGGATCTGCACCTGTTCGCGGTGCAGGTGGCCGAAGGCGAGATCGATCCCGAGCGCTGCACGTGTACGTCGCTGTTTCCAAGCCGCCGCGACGGCTCGATGATCCCCGAGATGGATGCGTACCGCTGGACCGTGCCGGGCGACATCGACACCTATGCGAGCCGCAGTCTCGCGCGGTTGTTTCGCACGAAGCTGCCGCTGGCGGAGCTGCATCGGCGCTTGTCCGGCGCGTGA
- a CDS encoding cytochrome-c peroxidase, producing the protein MHTLLKSFASARSLIPAAAALAVAGTLAALAGCDARPGTNASAASVVPAAQAAPAVPAVAPAGQPQTRAQVFEGVKQMTALGKQLFFDPSLSGSGKLACASCHSAEHAFGPPNALSVQLGGDDMHRTGFRAVPSLKYLRGIPPFSEHFHDSPDEGDESIDAGPTGGLTWDGRVDTRDAQARIPLTSPFEMSSSPARVAKAVRAAPYADAFRKAFGDQVLGDDQATFDAVLRALDAFQQQPALFDPYTSKYDAYLAGRAKLTPAELHGLQLFNDEKKGNCASCHVSQRTLEGGPPQFSDFGLIAIAVPRNRALPVNRDPRFYDLGACGPERTDLKGRDEFCGLFRTPSLRNVALRKTFFHNGVYHSLEEVMRFYVERDIHPEKFYPVVHGKVQIYDDLPKRYWPNINREPPFDRKRGEQPALNAAEIKDVIAFLGTLTDGYQQTAAPAKP; encoded by the coding sequence ATGCACACCCTTCTGAAATCCTTCGCGTCCGCGCGATCGCTGATCCCCGCCGCGGCGGCGCTCGCGGTGGCCGGCACGCTCGCGGCGCTCGCCGGTTGCGACGCACGGCCCGGCACGAATGCGTCGGCCGCGTCCGTCGTCCCGGCGGCCCAGGCCGCTCCGGCCGTTCCGGCGGTCGCGCCGGCCGGCCAGCCGCAGACGCGCGCGCAGGTGTTCGAGGGCGTGAAGCAGATGACGGCGCTCGGCAAGCAGCTGTTCTTCGATCCGTCGCTGTCCGGCTCGGGCAAGCTCGCTTGCGCGTCGTGCCATAGCGCCGAGCATGCGTTCGGGCCGCCGAACGCGCTGTCGGTGCAGCTCGGCGGCGACGACATGCACCGTACCGGCTTTCGCGCGGTACCGTCGCTGAAGTACCTGCGCGGCATCCCGCCGTTCAGCGAGCACTTCCACGATTCGCCGGACGAAGGCGACGAAAGCATCGACGCGGGCCCGACCGGCGGGTTGACCTGGGACGGTCGCGTCGATACGCGCGATGCGCAGGCGCGCATTCCGCTCACGTCGCCGTTCGAGATGAGCAGTTCGCCCGCGCGGGTCGCGAAGGCGGTTCGCGCCGCACCGTATGCCGACGCGTTCCGCAAGGCGTTCGGCGACCAGGTTCTCGGCGACGACCAGGCGACGTTCGATGCGGTGCTGCGCGCGCTCGACGCATTCCAGCAGCAGCCGGCGCTGTTCGATCCGTACACAAGCAAATACGACGCGTATCTGGCCGGCCGCGCAAAGCTCACGCCCGCCGAGTTGCACGGGCTGCAGTTGTTCAACGACGAGAAGAAGGGCAACTGCGCGAGCTGCCACGTCAGCCAGCGCACGCTCGAAGGCGGCCCGCCGCAGTTCAGCGATTTCGGGCTGATCGCGATCGCGGTGCCGCGCAATCGCGCGCTGCCCGTCAATCGCGACCCGCGCTTTTACGATCTCGGCGCATGCGGCCCCGAACGCACCGACCTGAAGGGCCGCGACGAATTCTGCGGATTGTTCCGCACGCCGTCGCTGCGCAACGTCGCGCTGCGCAAGACGTTCTTCCACAACGGCGTGTATCACTCGCTCGAGGAGGTGATGCGCTTCTACGTCGAACGCGACATCCATCCGGAGAAGTTCTACCCGGTCGTGCACGGCAAGGTGCAGATCTACGACGATTTGCCGAAGCGCTACTGGCCGAACATCAACCGCGAGCCGCCGTTCGACCGCAAGCGCGGCGAGCAGCCGGCGCTGAACGCGGCCGAGATCAAGGACGTGATCGCGTTCCTCGGCACGCTGACTGACGGATATCAGCAAACGGCCGCGCCGGCCAAGCCCTAG